In a genomic window of candidate division WOR-3 bacterium:
- a CDS encoding ATP-binding protein gives MSFGFFEKLIDEMREEALKNNFVLTPKAIAEALLKFPKAEMDAHLVIGGQNGVGKSYLMLAIAKELLRLKGKDSNLVQAYHDETLNFIFASMPKQIFANLITQTEERIFLIDELKPFFDYKLSQTKIQTHLYNAVEVARFKRHIFIGCARDYTKLDLNYRNAKAQMLIYLFDRVVSFNKRKNAYETRFTYGSVFASNISMEFEDKFMFSMIRGYDMKTTRVLCEKLPTWVGHILVYPPITYGLTKGDLLLYKDMKEYASRQYMQNTEPAPKRAKREISDVEELQDELKKVRL, from the coding sequence ATGAGCTTCGGCTTTTTTGAGAAGCTTATAGACGAAATGCGTGAAGAGGCGTTAAAGAACAATTTTGTTTTAACGCCAAAAGCAATAGCTGAGGCGCTGCTCAAATTCCCAAAAGCAGAAATGGACGCCCATTTAGTCATAGGCGGGCAAAATGGTGTTGGAAAATCTTATCTAATGCTTGCAATTGCAAAGGAGCTTCTTCGCCTAAAAGGCAAGGACAGCAATTTAGTGCAGGCTTATCATGATGAAACCCTGAACTTCATCTTCGCCTCCATGCCAAAGCAGATTTTCGCCAACTTAATAACGCAAACCGAAGAAAGAATATTCCTAATAGACGAATTAAAGCCTTTTTTTGACTATAAATTAAGCCAAACAAAAATCCAAACGCATCTTTATAACGCCGTAGAAGTCGCTCGGTTCAAACGCCACATCTTTATAGGCTGCGCACGGGACTATACAAAGCTTGACTTGAATTACAGGAACGCAAAAGCCCAAATGCTGATTTATTTATTCGACCGTGTTGTATCATTCAACAAGCGGAAAAACGCATATGAAACAAGATTCACATACGGCAGCGTCTTTGCATCTAATATATCCATGGAATTTGAGGATAAATTCATGTTTTCTATGATTAGAGGCTACGACATGAAAACAACAAGGGTCTTATGCGAAAAATTGCCAACGTGGGTCGGGCATATACTCGTTTATCCGCCAATAACCTACGGCCTGACGAAAGGCGACCTGCTTTTGTATAAGGATATGAAGGAATATGCCTCACGCCAATACATGCAAAACACCGAACCTGCACCCAAAAGAGCAAAAAGGGAAATTTCAGACGTAGAAGAGCTGCAAGATGAATTGAAGAAAGTACGCCTAT
- a CDS encoding DNA polymerase: MAKHSERRYFFAHNLQYDLNNLDYPENSIQKLITSNGVIGGKYLENYFVDTLKFYQSPLKDLAKKFGYQKMEFDTAQIAHKKLTEIPIDVRVMLFEYCLKDAQIVAMVGKHLIEKMRQMGLHFTCYTAASMSLKIFQSACLKKPIPTRGNYINDIERLAYYGGRCEVFDYRKKNGIIYEDINSSYPSSMLKDIPDPTSYAKMKGNIEDVVNYLGISLCEVEASGIKYPVLPYKHNGKLLFPIGKWVGVYTHAELKKALEVGYKIKALDTIIYTRKLDIFKEFVERFYKEKNNAQSESDKLFYKIILNSLYGKFAERRYDMVFEKIEFLDPNIIEKYGDKITEKSGFAIVRGERLPDTSHTFPIISAYISAYSRLKLYEERIEKAGQIFYCDTDSIITNEDISFNRGNGIGQWKSEAYNEFQAFAPKYYFLDGKLKIKGVPKNAKSLGDMLYEYQKPIKLKEGITRKLPPNLWISIQKRIIPKADKRKRNPDGTTEPLKVVNDIKLHTMNEAVLYNALQYAPKDYIDLPLPKGL, from the coding sequence ATGGCAAAGCACTCTGAACGGCGGTATTTCTTCGCACATAATTTGCAGTATGATTTGAATAACTTAGATTACCCTGAAAATTCAATACAAAAGCTAATCACATCAAACGGGGTTATCGGCGGAAAATACCTTGAGAATTATTTTGTCGACACGCTAAAGTTCTACCAATCACCCCTGAAAGACTTGGCAAAAAAATTTGGATATCAAAAAATGGAATTTGATACGGCCCAAATAGCACACAAAAAACTAACTGAAATCCCCATAGACGTGCGGGTTATGCTATTTGAGTATTGCCTTAAAGATGCCCAAATTGTTGCAATGGTGGGCAAGCACTTGATTGAAAAAATGCGCCAAATGGGGCTGCACTTCACCTGCTACACCGCAGCAAGCATGTCACTTAAAATATTCCAATCAGCATGCCTGAAAAAACCTATTCCTACGCGGGGCAATTACATAAACGATATTGAAAGACTGGCATATTATGGGGGAAGATGTGAAGTATTTGATTATAGGAAAAAGAATGGAATAATTTATGAGGATATAAACAGCTCCTACCCATCATCTATGCTCAAAGACATTCCTGACCCGACAAGCTATGCAAAAATGAAGGGGAATATTGAAGATGTGGTAAATTATCTTGGCATCAGCTTGTGCGAAGTAGAGGCATCGGGCATAAAATACCCAGTTCTGCCCTATAAGCATAATGGTAAGCTTTTATTCCCAATAGGCAAATGGGTTGGGGTTTATACGCATGCGGAACTTAAAAAAGCGCTTGAAGTTGGATATAAGATAAAAGCGCTAGACACAATAATATACACGAGGAAATTGGATATATTCAAGGAATTTGTAGAGCGCTTTTATAAAGAGAAGAATAATGCGCAAAGCGAAAGCGACAAGCTATTTTACAAGATAATATTAAACTCCCTTTATGGGAAATTTGCAGAACGCCGATATGACATGGTTTTTGAAAAAATAGAATTTTTAGACCCAAATATAATTGAAAAATACGGCGATAAGATAACTGAAAAAAGTGGATTTGCAATTGTGCGTGGGGAGCGGTTGCCTGATACCTCGCATACATTCCCAATAATATCCGCATACATATCAGCTTATAGCAGATTGAAGCTATATGAGGAGCGAATAGAAAAAGCTGGGCAAATTTTTTACTGCGACACCGACAGCATAATAACAAATGAGGACATTTCATTCAACCGTGGAAATGGCATAGGGCAGTGGAAAAGCGAAGCATATAATGAATTCCAAGCATTTGCCCCAAAATACTATTTTCTTGATGGAAAACTAAAAATCAAAGGAGTTCCTAAAAATGCTAAAAGCTTAGGGGATATGCTTTATGAATACCAAAAGCCAATAAAGCTAAAAGAAGGAATAACTAGGAAATTGCCTCCGAATTTGTGGATATCGATTCAAAAGCGCATAATTCCAAAAGCCGACAAGCGCAAGCGCAATCCCGATGGAACAACCGAGCCTCTTAAAGTAGTGAATGATATAAAGCTGCACACTATGAATGAAGCAGTCCTTTATAATGCGCTGCAATACGCCCCAAAAGATTATATAGACCTACCATTACCGAAAGGTTTATAA